A DNA window from Thermosynechococcaceae cyanobacterium Okahandja contains the following coding sequences:
- a CDS encoding aldehyde dehydrogenase family protein, with translation MLPEPLAAARVASTYVAQATYSNRQQALLALINALKAAEPLLLEQNTLDLESSRDLAVSSIILGWLRLTHDRLQRITRWLEQLYQAPDPAVQALPTTSDSLSYTVPLGVMGLIYEGLPTLSLLTAGLALKTGNALVVWGSASSRFTTQAIASVFADALRHAWLPSASLQVLPTDMSPASWLTHPMAVDVAIAHGRLRFIAEHRATACCPFVPLALGNGYLVWDSSIAPDLITDYIQQSHADTPDRPLAIEKIIVLDGVNPAHLTLVINELAQAGYKSAVDDHLQPMYPELPTVDASEWGLPYLDQRLAWHYEESINPAINWINRYGTTASVLACDNYHNCRQFYQEVQTPLVYLNRSPQFTQPNRFVIGAVAERCAYQGLFGLEQCFSRRQVWL, from the coding sequence ATGCTGCCCGAACCCTTAGCGGCGGCACGGGTGGCCAGTACGTACGTTGCCCAAGCCACCTACAGCAATCGCCAGCAAGCGCTCCTTGCGTTGATCAATGCCCTCAAGGCAGCGGAGCCACTCCTGCTCGAGCAAAATACCCTTGACCTCGAATCCAGCCGCGATTTGGCGGTATCGAGTATTATTTTGGGCTGGTTGCGCCTTACCCACGACCGTTTACAGCGGATTACGCGTTGGCTAGAGCAGCTTTATCAGGCACCGGATCCGGCAGTACAGGCACTGCCCACCACCAGCGACAGCTTGTCCTATACGGTGCCCCTCGGGGTCATGGGCTTAATCTATGAAGGGTTGCCCACCTTGAGTTTACTGACGGCGGGATTGGCCCTAAAAACGGGCAATGCCTTAGTCGTGTGGGGCAGCGCCAGCAGTCGTTTTACCACCCAAGCAATCGCCAGTGTGTTTGCGGACGCGCTCCGGCACGCATGGCTACCCAGCGCCAGCCTGCAAGTCCTGCCGACGGACATGTCCCCCGCCAGTTGGCTGACCCACCCCATGGCCGTGGATGTGGCGATCGCCCACGGTCGCCTCCGCTTTATTGCCGAGCACCGCGCCACTGCCTGCTGTCCCTTTGTGCCCCTTGCCCTTGGCAACGGCTATCTGGTGTGGGATTCCTCAATTGCGCCAGATTTGATTACGGATTACATTCAGCAGAGTCACGCGGACACACCGGATCGCCCCCTTGCCATTGAAAAAATTATTGTGCTCGACGGTGTCAACCCCGCCCACCTTACCCTTGTCATTAACGAACTGGCACAGGCGGGCTACAAATCTGCGGTTGACGACCACCTACAGCCCATGTACCCCGAGTTGCCCACGGTTGATGCCTCAGAGTGGGGTCTCCCCTACCTTGATCAGCGGTTGGCGTGGCACTACGAAGAGTCTATCAACCCCGCCATCAACTGGATTAACCGCTACGGCACCACCGCCAGCGTCCTTGCCTGCGATAACTATCACAATTGCCGCCAGTTTTATCAGGAGGTACAAACGCCGCTGGTCTATCTGAATCGGTCACCCCAGTTCACCCAACCAAACCGCTTCGTCATTGGTGCTGTGGCCGAGCGGTGTGCCTACCAAGGGCTGTTTGGCCTTGAGCAGTGCTTCAGCCGCAGACAGGTGTGGCTCTAG
- a CDS encoding DUF4335 domain-containing protein codes for MLLQRQYRLPNCTLRIEGLSSPHQGGEQLDVVTVCECDIAGQSTGLKGGKEFLVALLNSVPAAAQTWLSGVKLRRSPQREIQVEAQGFNQVALRIPGHLVDSPQEWVELRLTWLQLADLVEALDQFCSDSQTLPTFTPTFQSLPRRAIAPAVPLRRQLTPLGIGAASLAVMAAIFFHLPVPERRPDEPTPTPLQQQTNPPSQN; via the coding sequence ATGCTGTTGCAACGTCAGTACCGTTTGCCCAACTGCACCCTACGCATTGAAGGGTTGAGCAGCCCACACCAAGGGGGCGAGCAATTGGATGTGGTGACGGTGTGTGAGTGTGACATTGCGGGCCAATCGACTGGCCTCAAGGGGGGGAAGGAGTTTTTGGTGGCGTTGCTCAATAGTGTTCCGGCGGCGGCTCAAACGTGGTTGAGTGGGGTGAAGCTGCGGCGATCGCCCCAGCGGGAAATTCAGGTAGAGGCTCAGGGGTTTAATCAGGTGGCCTTGCGGATTCCGGGACACCTTGTGGACAGCCCCCAAGAGTGGGTGGAGTTGCGCCTGACGTGGTTGCAACTGGCGGACTTGGTGGAAGCCCTTGACCAGTTCTGTAGCGATAGCCAAACGCTGCCGACCTTTACGCCGACGTTTCAGTCCTTGCCCCGCCGCGCTATTGCCCCGGCGGTGCCCCTGCGCCGACAACTCACGCCATTGGGGATCGGTGCCGCTAGCCTTGCAGTGATGGCGGCTATTTTCTTCCATCTGCCGGTGCCGGAGCGGCGACCCGACGAACCTACCCCCACTCCCTTACAGCAGCAGACGAACCCACCCAGCCAAAACTAG
- a CDS encoding DUF3038 domain-containing protein, with product MEPANSMPATVESTQTELLPPLLAALPDPPGVSVCPRRARWQLDLLLLALESLDLNASELMLQVVRELQLQVMIPNRVIFWQIRCTNPFRQVTQRTPLPLPETKALTAVVVQVARRQTATLRHLLLVLDQLQAQHLPPETYAPLAEYLDRFRRHFRKRMNLQRSGLFLYKETTALNELGLQLLVQLLFCAGTKGLERLWFSLFDGEVH from the coding sequence ATGGAACCGGCAAACTCAATGCCCGCAACCGTTGAATCGACCCAAACCGAACTTTTACCCCCCCTGTTGGCCGCCCTGCCCGATCCCCCGGGGGTGAGTGTGTGTCCGCGGCGTGCCCGCTGGCAACTGGATCTGCTGCTGTTGGCCCTAGAGTCGCTGGATCTGAATGCCTCGGAACTGATGTTGCAGGTGGTGCGGGAGCTGCAATTGCAGGTGATGATTCCCAATCGGGTCATTTTTTGGCAAATTCGCTGCACCAATCCCTTTCGCCAAGTGACGCAGCGCACGCCGTTGCCGCTACCGGAAACGAAGGCGCTCACCGCTGTTGTGGTACAGGTGGCGCGACGCCAGACGGCAACCCTACGGCATTTGCTGTTGGTACTGGATCAACTGCAGGCGCAGCACCTACCGCCGGAAACCTATGCCCCCTTGGCCGAGTATTTAGATCGCTTTCGGCGGCATTTTCGCAAGCGGATGAATTTGCAGCGCTCGGGGTTATTTCTGTACAAGGAGACGACGGCGCTCAATGAGCTAGGGTTGCAATTACTGGTGCAGTTATTGTTCTGCGCGGGCACCAAAGGGCTGGAGCGCCTCTGGTTTAGTTTATTTGACGGGGAAGTCCATTAA
- a CDS encoding peroxiredoxin family protein encodes MAVQLPFLTSNNFSGLLNERFWQNAWPVPARNSLNRGDAVPDGELPAVGLANPVRLSAVWQEQPLLLVFTRIFTEHQYCPLCYPHLKELNENYEAFQSKGVAVLVVTSTDLQQSEKVAADLGLKMPLLVDPQCTLFRKYRTGQALGAPLPAQFLIDQQGRLCYKHLFSFFEANAPISRLLQAVDALPVSV; translated from the coding sequence ATGGCTGTGCAGTTACCGTTTCTGACCTCGAATAATTTTAGCGGCCTGCTGAATGAGCGCTTTTGGCAAAATGCCTGGCCGGTGCCGGCACGCAACTCACTCAACCGTGGGGATGCGGTGCCCGATGGTGAGTTACCCGCGGTCGGCTTGGCCAATCCGGTGCGCCTTTCGGCAGTGTGGCAGGAGCAGCCGCTGCTTTTGGTGTTTACGCGCATTTTTACCGAGCACCAGTACTGCCCCCTGTGCTACCCCCACCTGAAGGAGCTGAATGAAAACTACGAAGCCTTTCAAAGTAAGGGCGTGGCCGTCCTCGTTGTCACCAGTACCGATCTCCAGCAAAGTGAAAAGGTGGCGGCAGACCTAGGGCTAAAAATGCCCCTACTGGTAGATCCGCAATGTACGCTATTCCGCAAGTATCGTACTGGCCAAGCGTTGGGGGCACCCCTGCCGGCACAGTTCCTTATTGATCAGCAGGGGAGGCTCTGCTACAAGCATCTTTTTTCGTTTTTCGAGGCCAATGCCCCTATTTCGCGGCTGTTACAAGCCGTTGACGCGCTACCGGTGTCGGTTTGA
- a CDS encoding prepilin-type N-terminal cleavage/methylation domain-containing protein — MKTELKAKFLQHLLAKKKADEGFTLIELLVVVIIIGILAAIALPSMLNQAAKARLSSAKNAVGAINRAQQAYRLESTTFAPDVTTLKLGVSTPDGYTTPAIAINGGDDASVDTDSNDPAGTGVTGCVTVANGITTSTVIEGNSASAPGC, encoded by the coding sequence ATGAAAACTGAACTGAAAGCTAAATTCCTCCAACACTTGCTCGCCAAGAAAAAAGCCGACGAAGGCTTCACCCTCATTGAACTGCTGGTGGTGGTGATCATCATCGGTATTCTGGCGGCCATTGCCCTGCCCTCCATGCTCAACCAAGCGGCCAAAGCCCGCCTCTCCAGTGCTAAAAATGCCGTGGGTGCCATTAACCGCGCTCAGCAAGCCTATCGCCTTGAGAGCACCACATTTGCTCCCGATGTCACTACCCTCAAGCTAGGGGTCTCTACCCCCGATGGCTACACTACACCCGCTATTGCTATTAACGGCGGAGACGATGCATCTGTTGACACAGACTCCAATGATCCGGCGGGTACAGGGGTGACGGGCTGCGTGACGGTGGCTAACGGCATTACCACCTCCACAGTGATAGAGGGTAATAGTGCTAGTGCCCCAGGCTGCTAG
- a CDS encoding circadian clock protein KaiA yields MAQSTALTICGLVYSPGIGQELVRLHNSEIDELVYFANDREFCTYLEQRRHNVACLILEWGEDTPQIITYLHHSATLLPAILVFPAAYTPPPPGPHYHIAEILLAVDDLHQLNQRIEDAITGFVKLCPGCAVPPHVMFRMPALRNNDTVDPQHRLSQKLKERLGYLGVYYKRDTQFFFRRMSSAEKRKLLDELRAIYRTIILEYFNAESKTNEHIDEFVSKAFFADISVSQVLELHVELMDNFAKQLKLEGRSEDILLDYRLTLIDVIAHLCEMYRRSIPREV; encoded by the coding sequence GTGGCGCAGTCAACCGCACTAACAATTTGTGGCTTAGTTTACTCGCCCGGCATTGGCCAAGAATTAGTCCGTTTACATAACTCCGAGATCGACGAGCTAGTTTATTTTGCCAACGATCGCGAGTTTTGTACGTACTTAGAGCAGCGGCGACATAATGTTGCTTGTCTAATTTTAGAATGGGGAGAGGACACTCCGCAAATTATTACCTATTTGCACCACAGTGCGACCCTCTTACCAGCCATCCTTGTTTTCCCGGCGGCGTACACCCCACCGCCACCGGGTCCCCACTACCACATTGCGGAAATTCTCCTAGCGGTCGATGATCTCCATCAGCTTAACCAGCGGATTGAGGATGCCATCACCGGCTTTGTGAAGCTGTGTCCGGGGTGTGCGGTGCCGCCCCACGTCATGTTTCGTATGCCGGCTCTCCGCAACAACGACACCGTAGATCCGCAGCACCGACTGTCCCAAAAGCTGAAGGAGCGCCTTGGCTACCTCGGGGTCTATTACAAGCGCGACACCCAGTTTTTCTTTCGGCGCATGTCCAGCGCTGAGAAGCGCAAGCTTTTGGATGAACTGCGGGCAATTTATCGTACCATTATCCTTGAATACTTTAATGCTGAATCAAAGACTAATGAGCATATCGATGAGTTCGTTAGTAAAGCATTTTTCGCTGATATTTCCGTGTCCCAAGTGTTAGAACTCCACGTTGAACTCATGGACAATTTTGCCAAACAGCTTAAACTAGAAGGTCGCAGCGAAGATATTCTACTCGACTATCGCCTGACCTTAATTGATGTGATTGCTCACCTATGCGAAATGTACCGTCGCTCAATTCCGCGTGAGGTATAA
- the kaiB gene encoding circadian clock protein KaiB, giving the protein MTPLRKTYVLKLYVAGNTANSVRALKTLNNILEKEFKGVYALKVIDVLKNPQLAEEDKILATPTLAKVLPPPVRRIIGDLSDREKVLIGLDLLYEEIGDQDDDLT; this is encoded by the coding sequence ATGACTCCACTGCGGAAAACTTATGTGCTAAAGCTTTATGTTGCTGGCAATACGGCTAATTCCGTACGGGCACTCAAAACGCTCAATAACATTCTTGAAAAAGAGTTTAAGGGGGTGTATGCCCTAAAGGTTATTGATGTTTTGAAAAACCCCCAGTTGGCTGAAGAAGATAAGATTTTAGCCACGCCCACCCTCGCCAAGGTGCTGCCACCGCCGGTACGACGCATTATTGGGGATCTCTCGGATCGCGAAAAAGTGCTCATTGGTCTTGATTTATTGTATGAAGAGATCGGTGATCAAGATGATGACCTCACCTGA